The nucleotide sequence ATCATCATCTGCATCATAATTTTCTGTGAAATCTACAGCTTTGTATAATGTCTTCAACTTGCCTTCAGAGTTAATTTCATAAACAACTAACTGAGCGTCAGCAAATGCTCCGGAATTAATAATAAAGGAAGCAGATCTCTGCTGAGCTTCATCTGTTCTGCCTGAGTTATCATCCTTTTCCATTACATTGGTATTAACCTTTGATGCAGATACATACTCATTTATTTTTCCTGTCTTATCAAGAATCTTAACCCTAAAATTACTTTCAAAAACATCATCGCCGGCAGCAAACTTAATTAAATAACCGTAGTTACCATTGTTTGATGTTGAAGTATTAGTACCTAAGAGTCTGCCATCATAAGTGATTTGGAAATCACTTGTAAAGCCTGATGTTATATCCTTTACACAATAAGCAGATACTATATACTCATTACCTGCAAGTGTAACAACCTTATACTCTCCGGCTGTATACTGCTCAGTTCTTGTTGTACTGATTGTTCCGGAAACAACATTTCTTGATACATAACCTCTAATATACTGTCCATCTTTACTTACGCAATAAGTTATAGCATCATTTTTCAATAATTCTTCAGGTGTGATTGTTTTGCCATCAAGAGTTAGTCTTGTATGATAAGAAGTATCAAATTTTAACTCAGGAAGTGTAACTGTCATACTGTTTTGGAATATAACCTGATATGTTGACTTATTATATCTGTCAAACAATCCGTCAAATTGTTCCTGAATCATTACAGCGCTGGCTTTCGTACTGCTCTCATGAGTAACAACCTTTACATGTCCCTCTTTTATTACTGTTGATACATCGCTAAGCTCATAATAAGGCTTGCCATTATAAGAAATCAGTGTTGAACCATCAAAAGTAAGCGTCTTTTCTTTATCATTTGAATCAGTGTAAACAATCTTATCAGCTGTTAAAGAAACGATATCTTTTGCCATTATATCATATTCTTTATTCTTATCTTTTCTTGGCTCGCAGTAAGCAATATAATCTCTTCTATAACCTGAAACATCTTCCATGTAATAATAATTTACTTCATATCCAAGAAGAGATTCCATGTCATAATTATCTGAGAACTGATAGCAAGTGCCATCAATTATTACTTCATTTTCCAGGTCAACTTCACTGCCTGTCAAATATGAGAAGTAAGTTCCTTCAACATAACCTGTTTCATTTTTAATCTTATATGTTTCAGTAAGCAAAGTTTTTGAATCGCTTACTCTAACATCTGCTGTACCGTCTGCTCTGTAAACTACAGTTTCCATCAAATATGCTTCCATAGCGTTTCTAACCATCTTTGCCATCTGCATAGCTGTCATTGAATCAGTATAGCTCAAGCTCAGACCATTATAAATGCCCTGTCTCAAAGCAAACGTTGTGTAACCGTTAGGAAATCCGCCGTTTGTAATTTCACAAGCGTCCTGATAGCCAAGTGCACACATAATCATCTTTGAAGCTTCGTTTACAAGAATAGGGTCGTTTGGTCTAAACTCAGAATTTCCGTCACCGCTCAGGATACCGATTTCTGTCAAATAGCATACTGATGAGTATGCAAAGTTTGACGCGTCAATATCAACATATGGTGAGCTGCCGTATCTCGGATAGCCGGCTGTGTTTGCCTTAAGCATTTTTGCAACAATTGTTGCAAATTCCGCTCTTGTAACCTTTTCGTTCTGCCAATAACCATCCTCCAGCATTTCAAAAAGGCCCATAGAATAATCAAACTTATAAGCGTCAGCATACTGAACGTCGTCATTAGGCATTGACGCAAGTTCTGTTCCTGCTGCCGAGCTTAAAACAGCGTCGGCAGCTTCTTCATTTGTGGTTGAATCTTCGGCAAAAGCTACGAAAGTAGACATACTTAAAATCATAGCAGCTGCCAGTAACATTGAAATTACTCTTTTGATATTACTCATTAACAGTTCCCTCCATCTTCAATAATCCATATATGATTTTAGCGGATT is from Monoglobus pectinilyticus and encodes:
- a CDS encoding S-layer homology domain-containing protein, whose amino-acid sequence is MSNIKRVISMLLAAAMILSMSTFVAFAEDSTTNEEAADAVLSSAAGTELASMPNDDVQYADAYKFDYSMGLFEMLEDGYWQNEKVTRAEFATIVAKMLKANTAGYPRYGSSPYVDIDASNFAYSSVCYLTEIGILSGDGNSEFRPNDPILVNEASKMIMCALGYQDACEITNGGFPNGYTTFALRQGIYNGLSLSYTDSMTAMQMAKMVRNAMEAYLMETVVYRADGTADVRVSDSKTLLTETYKIKNETGYVEGTYFSYLTGSEVDLENEVIIDGTCYQFSDNYDMESLLGYEVNYYYMEDVSGYRRDYIAYCEPRKDKNKEYDIMAKDIVSLTADKIVYTDSNDKEKTLTFDGSTLISYNGKPYYELSDVSTVIKEGHVKVVTHESSTKASAVMIQEQFDGLFDRYNKSTYQVIFQNSMTVTLPELKFDTSYHTRLTLDGKTITPEELLKNDAITYCVSKDGQYIRGYVSRNVVSGTISTTRTEQYTAGEYKVVTLAGNEYIVSAYCVKDITSGFTSDFQITYDGRLLGTNTSTSNNGNYGYLIKFAAGDDVFESNFRVKILDKTGKINEYVSASKVNTNVMEKDDNSGRTDEAQQRSASFIINSGAFADAQLVVYEINSEGKLKTLYKAVDFTENYDADDDLGFGKYFSGEGRYSRSLIGNCAIEDSTIIFDVPFVDRDRDEDYTVLTKQDLADGSYTADIYDLNRGVANVMVIQDKEPTTLDQTADTLVVDKFATAWDEEKQEKVLEVNGWSKGEYISLKVDDDVSQVDPITPTETMANDKKDIKDLVRGDVIQYNLGSNGYLYTYRVLFNYTYRTSGGGYFESSTSQRDRLGVNNYKITNDKLMTVFGEVRKVFDYFMVESANVADGRFYRAYPTTDVNLYIYDTSKDEITIGEPFDIEPGNQVFIRTKYIDQAIDMLVIQ